From Medicago truncatula cultivar Jemalong A17 chromosome 7, MtrunA17r5.0-ANR, whole genome shotgun sequence, a single genomic window includes:
- the LOC11431303 gene encoding epoxide hydrolase A: MEGIEHRTVEVNGIKMHIAEKGKEGPVVLFLHGFPELWYSWRHQIAALGSLGYRAVAPDLRGYGDTDVPSSVNSYTIFHLVGDIVALIDSLGVDQVFLVAHDWGAIVGWYLCLFRPERVKAYVCLSVPYLPRNPKVKPVDGMRALFGDDYYICRFQELGKMEAEIAKDSSEQVIKSMLTGRTTGPLILPKERFLSHPSTKPLPSWLSQEDVAYYASKFEKTGFSGGLNFYRNLNLNWELTAAWTGAQIKVPLKFITGDSDLVYTSSGTKQYIESGGFKKDVPNLEEVVIQEGVAHFNNQEAAEDISNHIYDFIKKF; encoded by the exons ATGGAAGGAATAGAGCACAGAACAGTGGAAGTGAATGGAATCAAAATGCATATTgctgaaaaaggaaaagaaggaCCTGTTGTCCTGTTCCTTCACGGATTCCCTGAACTCTGGTACTCTTGGCGCCACCAGATTGCGGCTCTCGGCTCTCTCGGTTACCGGGCTGTGGCTCCCGATCTTCGTGGTTATGGCGATACTGATGTCCCCAGTTCGGTAAACAGTTATACAATCTTCCACTTGGTTGGTGACATTGTTGCGCTCATCGACTCGCTTGGGGTTGATCAAGTCTTCCTTGTGGCTCATGATTGGGGTGCCATCGTTGGTTGGTATCTTTGCTTGTTTCGCCCTGAGAGAGTTAAAGCCTATGTGTGTCTCAGTGTGCCGTATTTACCCAGAAACCCCAAAGTGAAACCAGTTGATGGCATGCGAGCTTTATTTGGAGATGACTATTATATCTGCAGATTCCAG GAACTAGGGAAAATGGAAGCTGAAATTGCCAAAGATAGCTCAGAACAGGTAATCAAGAGCATGCTTACAGGTCGGACTACTGGACCACTGATCTTACCCAAAGAACGCTTTTTATCTCATCCAAGTACAAAGCCCCTCCCTTCTTGGCTCTCACAAGAAGATGTTGCTTATTATGCATCTAAATTTGAAAAGACTGGATTTAGTGGTGGCCTTAACTTCTACAGAAATCTCAACTT AAATTGGGAGCTCACGGCAGCATGGACTGGAGCACAAATTAAAGTGCCATTAAAGTTCATAACTGGTGATTCTGATTTAGTTTACACTTCTTCTGGTACCAAGCAATACATCGAGAGTGGTGGCTTCAAGAAAGATGTGCCCAATTTGGAGGAAGTTGTTATACAGGAAGGTGTGGCTCACTTCAACAACCAAGAAGCTGCTGAGGATATTAGCAATcacatttatgattttatcaaGAAGTTTTGA